A window of the Mucilaginibacter sp. cycad4 genome harbors these coding sequences:
- a CDS encoding ABC transporter permease: MFRNYLKTAFRTLRKNVGFTVINILGLALGLATCLMIVLYVADELSYDRFNEKANRTYRVNEDLKFGNNNILYAVAMPPLAQALKTDLPEVEEATRLKAAGAFHVKKGNESILEYGTVYADPSVFNVFTLPMINGNPATALKEPNTVVITETTARKYFNSTNIVGKTLTIDNNQLLKVTGVIKDLPKQSHFQFDFFMSMVSWPDSRSGEWLRSDYNTYVVLKPGTDYKLFEKKLAALLKKYSEGQMQTALHVNIADFEKSGSYFRLNLTPLTDIHLHSNRTGELGSNSSAQYVYIFSAIAIFILLIAGINFMNLSTARSANRAREVGVRKVLGSPRKYLIAQFLTESVLVTSAAAVIAFFAVLLLLPLFNQVSGKELVVGAQTLTWLLPALLLIVLVVGFAAGSYPAFFLSAFQPINVLSGKLAGGFKGSWLRSVLVVFQFSISIFLIIGTIVIYNQLNYIQTKNLGYNRNQVLVINNAFELGSHAKTFKNEVKQLQGVVNATLTGYLPTGKNRGTSIFYKEAAGDQKTALFPQSWRVDADYISTLGMKISAGRDFSAGMPTDSTGLVINETAAKFLGFTNPVNKILYRNMDGNRDHIKAYHIIGVVRDFNFNSLRVNISPMIFLMDEDSGNLSIRVNTTNLPALVDQIKSKWQGMTQSQFSYSFMDQDFDANYRAEQRTGTISIIFTVLAISIACLGLFGLAAYAAEQRTKEIGIRKVLGASVSAIVSTLSKDFIKLVLISIAITTPLAWYLMNKWLQDFAYRISIQWWVLALAGVVAIIIAVATVSFQSIKAALANPVNSLKNE; encoded by the coding sequence ATGTTTAGAAATTACTTAAAAACCGCTTTCCGTACCCTTCGTAAAAACGTGGGGTTTACGGTTATAAATATATTGGGACTGGCCCTCGGGCTGGCCACCTGCCTTATGATTGTGCTATACGTAGCCGATGAACTGAGCTACGATCGTTTTAATGAAAAAGCAAACCGTACCTACCGTGTTAATGAGGACCTTAAGTTTGGCAACAATAACATACTATATGCCGTTGCAATGCCGCCGTTGGCACAAGCCTTAAAAACAGATTTACCAGAAGTGGAGGAGGCAACCCGACTTAAGGCAGCGGGAGCTTTCCATGTTAAAAAAGGTAATGAAAGCATTCTTGAGTATGGTACCGTTTATGCCGATCCGTCGGTGTTTAACGTGTTTACACTGCCCATGATTAATGGTAACCCGGCTACGGCTTTGAAAGAACCTAATACGGTGGTGATCACCGAAACTACAGCCAGGAAATACTTTAACAGTACCAATATTGTAGGGAAAACGCTCACTATTGATAATAACCAGTTATTAAAAGTTACAGGAGTGATAAAGGACCTGCCAAAGCAATCGCACTTTCAATTTGATTTTTTTATGTCGATGGTGAGCTGGCCTGATAGCCGTTCGGGGGAATGGCTAAGGAGCGATTATAATACTTATGTTGTATTGAAACCGGGTACAGATTACAAGTTATTTGAGAAGAAATTAGCTGCTCTCCTGAAAAAATACAGCGAAGGGCAAATGCAGACGGCCCTACACGTGAATATTGCTGATTTTGAAAAAAGCGGCAGTTATTTCAGGCTTAACCTCACTCCGTTAACTGACATTCATTTGCACTCAAACCGTACCGGTGAGTTAGGCAGCAATAGTTCGGCGCAGTATGTTTATATATTTTCGGCCATAGCCATATTTATATTGCTTATAGCGGGCATCAACTTTATGAACCTGTCAACAGCGCGTTCGGCCAATAGGGCAAGGGAGGTTGGTGTACGCAAGGTTTTAGGTTCCCCGCGTAAATATTTAATAGCCCAGTTTTTAACTGAATCTGTATTGGTGACTTCGGCAGCGGCAGTTATAGCTTTTTTTGCCGTATTACTTCTATTGCCGTTATTTAATCAGGTATCGGGAAAGGAACTGGTTGTTGGTGCACAAACCTTAACCTGGTTGTTGCCGGCTTTACTATTAATTGTATTGGTAGTGGGTTTCGCTGCCGGCTCATATCCTGCTTTTTTCCTTTCAGCATTTCAGCCGATTAATGTGCTTAGCGGTAAATTAGCCGGCGGTTTCAAAGGCAGCTGGCTCAGGAGTGTACTGGTTGTATTCCAGTTTTCTATTTCCATATTCCTCATTATTGGTACCATTGTTATTTATAACCAGCTCAATTATATTCAAACCAAAAACCTGGGTTATAACCGGAACCAGGTGCTTGTTATCAACAACGCATTTGAGTTGGGCAGCCATGCCAAAACCTTTAAAAATGAGGTGAAGCAGTTACAAGGCGTGGTTAACGCTACGTTGACGGGTTATTTACCAACTGGTAAAAACAGGGGAACGTCCATTTTTTACAAAGAAGCGGCAGGCGATCAAAAAACTGCTTTGTTTCCACAAAGCTGGCGGGTAGACGCAGATTACATCAGTACGTTGGGTATGAAGATCTCTGCCGGGCGCGATTTTTCCGCAGGCATGCCAACTGATTCTACCGGATTAGTAATCAACGAAACGGCAGCCAAATTTTTAGGCTTTACTAATCCCGTTAATAAAATCCTGTACCGCAATATGGACGGCAACCGTGATCATATAAAAGCTTATCATATCATAGGCGTGGTAAGAGATTTTAATTTCAACTCACTCAGGGTAAATATCAGTCCGATGATTTTTTTAATGGATGAAGACAGTGGAAACCTGAGTATCAGGGTAAATACAACTAATTTACCGGCTCTCGTCGATCAGATAAAAAGCAAATGGCAGGGTATGACCCAAAGCCAGTTTAGCTACTCTTTTATGGATCAGGACTTTGATGCCAACTATCGCGCCGAGCAGCGTACCGGCACTATATCCATCATATTTACAGTGCTGGCTATTTCTATTGCCTGTCTTGGTTTGTTTGGTTTAGCTGCTTACGCTGCCGAACAACGCACCAAAGAGATAGGTATCCGTAAAGTACTGGGGGCAAGCGTATCAGCTATAGTAAGTACATTATCTAAAGATTTTATAAAACTGGTACTCATTTCCATTGCCATAACAACGCCGTTAGCGTGGTACTTAATGAACAAATGGCTGCAGGATTTTGCTTATCGTATCAGCATACAGTGGTGGGTGCTTGCATTGGCAGGTGTAGTTGCTATAATAATAGCCGTAGCAACAGTAAGTTTCCAATCGATAAAAGCTGCGTTGGCAAACCCGGTTAACAGTTTAAAAAATGAATGA
- a CDS encoding ABC transporter permease, with protein sequence MLRNYIKIGWRNLLKHKVFSFINILGLAVGVAAFWLIALYVIDEWSYDRYNEKADRIFRVVQHGAWNGGKFNLAVTSAPYAPALKNDYPEVEDAIRIDAEGGGKISYGEKQINEGAMLFTDKGFFNIFTHHFLSGDAASALSKPNSIVLTKTLAEKLFGNAADALDKTVLVENNPNNVTAVMDDVPVSSQFSFQALRSFPDSYTDKWGNAGIYTYLLLKNPDDYKKIEAGSDAFFNKYIKGALGPMQFTMELQPLTSIHLHSNLDYELGSVGNITYIYVFGVVALLILAIAVINYVNLTTARSSVRIREIGVRKVIGSSKKQLITMFFAESVLLTGVATLVAAVMVQFLLPYFNQLSGKSLILFQFGISKTVIVFTLFAFITGILSGLYPALFLSGFQTITAMKGQMGSQAATLIFRKSLVVFQFVITIVMIAGSCIIYRQLHYVMNKDLGFNKAQTLTFHIHDKSARTKIAAIKNQLLQNPAVEAVGIAGNPIGNNDIGTVKFNIGADGKNNADSKVVESLVVDEDFIPALQIRLAKGRNFSAAMATDQKESIIVNQTLVNEMGWKDAVGKSVRTGIDENGNVITQKIIGVVKDFNTYSLQHKVSPMVLHLPATANDEDNMYVRIGKNNIPATLNYISNVYGRFDIENKAEFHFLDQNFAKQYQSEQKQGSILFIFTVLAVSIACLGLFGLVTFTAEQRVKEIGIRKVLGASVTSIVTLLSKDLMKLVVIATLIASPLAWYGMSKWLQSFAYRVDINWWIFAVAGILAVIVAFVTVSVQSVRAANANPAKSLKNE encoded by the coding sequence GGCGGCAAGTTTAACCTTGCAGTTACATCGGCCCCATACGCCCCCGCTTTAAAAAATGACTATCCCGAAGTGGAAGATGCTATCCGCATAGATGCCGAAGGGGGTGGTAAAATAAGCTATGGTGAAAAACAGATCAACGAAGGCGCCATGCTTTTTACCGATAAGGGCTTCTTTAATATCTTTACTCATCACTTTTTATCCGGCGATGCTGCATCTGCCTTAAGCAAACCTAACAGCATTGTACTTACCAAAACACTGGCCGAAAAACTATTTGGCAACGCTGCCGATGCTTTGGATAAAACGGTGCTTGTCGAAAATAATCCCAATAATGTTACTGCAGTAATGGATGATGTGCCGGTAAGTTCGCAGTTCAGTTTTCAGGCCCTGCGCTCTTTTCCTGATAGCTATACTGATAAATGGGGCAATGCTGGTATTTATACCTACTTACTGCTCAAAAATCCGGACGATTATAAAAAGATAGAGGCAGGTTCGGACGCTTTCTTCAATAAATATATAAAAGGCGCGCTTGGCCCCATGCAATTTACTATGGAACTGCAGCCGCTTACTTCAATTCACCTGCATTCAAACCTTGATTATGAGCTTGGGAGCGTTGGTAACATTACCTATATCTATGTGTTTGGTGTAGTGGCCCTGCTAATCCTGGCAATCGCGGTTATCAATTACGTAAACCTGACCACCGCGCGTTCATCAGTAAGGATCAGAGAGATTGGCGTACGCAAGGTGATCGGTTCAAGCAAAAAACAATTAATAACTATGTTCTTTGCTGAATCGGTATTGCTTACCGGCGTTGCTACCCTGGTGGCTGCGGTGATGGTACAGTTTTTACTGCCTTATTTTAACCAGCTATCAGGCAAAAGTTTGATCCTATTTCAATTCGGCATTAGTAAAACGGTTATTGTATTTACACTGTTTGCTTTTATTACGGGTATTTTGAGTGGTTTATACCCGGCCTTGTTCCTTTCGGGTTTTCAAACAATCACTGCTATGAAAGGGCAAATGGGCAGCCAGGCTGCTACTTTAATTTTCAGGAAATCATTGGTGGTGTTTCAGTTTGTGATTACCATTGTGATGATAGCCGGGTCCTGCATTATTTACCGGCAGCTGCATTATGTAATGAACAAGGATCTCGGCTTTAACAAGGCGCAAACGCTTACTTTTCATATTCATGATAAATCGGCCCGTACTAAAATAGCAGCTATTAAAAATCAGCTGTTACAAAATCCTGCTGTTGAGGCTGTGGGTATAGCCGGTAACCCGATAGGCAATAACGATATTGGTACAGTGAAATTTAACATCGGCGCTGATGGTAAAAATAACGCTGATTCAAAGGTGGTGGAAAGCCTGGTTGTTGATGAAGATTTTATACCGGCTTTACAGATCAGGTTGGCTAAAGGACGGAATTTTTCAGCCGCAATGGCGACTGATCAGAAAGAATCCATCATCGTAAATCAAACGCTTGTGAATGAAATGGGATGGAAAGATGCCGTCGGAAAATCGGTGCGTACCGGAATTGATGAAAACGGTAATGTAATTACACAAAAGATCATCGGGGTGGTTAAGGATTTCAATACCTATTCGCTGCAGCATAAAGTATCGCCAATGGTACTGCACCTGCCGGCTACTGCTAATGATGAGGATAATATGTATGTACGCATAGGCAAAAATAACATCCCGGCCACGCTTAATTATATCAGTAATGTGTACGGCAGGTTTGATATTGAAAACAAGGCAGAGTTTCATTTTCTTGATCAGAATTTTGCCAAACAATATCAGTCAGAGCAAAAGCAGGGCAGTATCCTGTTCATATTCACTGTGTTGGCCGTTAGTATTGCCTGTCTTGGGCTTTTCGGCCTTGTAACCTTTACTGCCGAACAAAGGGTAAAAGAAATTGGCATCAGGAAAGTTTTGGGCGCAAGTGTAACCTCCATAGTTACCCTGTTGTCAAAAGATTTGATGAAGCTGGTGGTGATAGCCACATTAATTGCTTCGCCGCTGGCATGGTATGGCATGAGCAAATGGTTACAAAGTTTCGCTTACCGGGTAGATATTAACTGGTGGATCTTCGCAGTAGCGGGCATCCTGGCAGTGATCGTTGCTTTTGTAACAGTGAGTGTACAATCGGTAAGGGCGGCGAATGCTAACCCGGCAAAAAGCCTTAAAAACGAATAG
- a CDS encoding ABC transporter permease, with amino-acid sequence MIRNYLKTAFRTLKKNVGFTAINVFGLALGLATCLLIVFYVVDELSYDKFNVKADRIYRANMQIKFGGIDQSYASSPAPLDAVFQNDYPEVERACRLLQRGGYNVKKGNQTIHENRMVLADSTLFDVFTLPMIAGDPKKALVEPNTVVITESTAKRYFNNTQVLGKIFTFDEKLLYKVTAVIKDLPKQSHFHYDFFLSMASSTESKDGAWFSNNFNTYVLLKPGVDAKKFEAKFPALMRKYAGPQLQSILHLTFDSFEGSGNKYRLSLMPLKDIHLKSNLVSELDHNGNIQYVYIFGAVAIFILLIACVNFMNLSTARSANRAREVGVRKVLGSRRQSLIAQFLSESIMVTFIATVIAMLMAYFLLPVFNNIAGKTMELNMGSLVWLIPALLIIVLVIGFLAGSYPAFFLSAFQPIDVLKGKLSSGFKGGMLRSSLVVFQFFISIVLIIGTLVIYNQLKYIQNKDLGYNRSQVLVIHGVYDLGDKSKVLRDEVRQLPGVMGVTMTGFLPTSDYRNSSSVFQERGLDPKKAVLAQTWVVDDSYLPTLGIKLTKGRNFSNQIPTDSAAMIINETAAKLMGVRDPLNRSMFLPMDNMAKTFKEYHIVGVIKDFNFASLRNNVSPVILMYGQDTGALSVKVNAANITALMAMIRDKWKSIKPGKEFEYSFMDDDFDSSYRAEQRMGTIFIIFTSLTIVIACLGLFGLAAYAAEQRTKEIGIRKVLGANVGAIVGMLSKDFIKLVMIAIVIAIPVAWVAMQQWLQGFAYQQNIQWWVIVLAAVLAVLIAFVTISFQSIKAALANPVRSLKNE; translated from the coding sequence ATGATCAGAAATTATCTTAAAACTGCTTTTCGCACATTAAAAAAAAATGTGGGTTTCACCGCAATTAATGTATTTGGTTTGGCTCTTGGGCTGGCTACCTGTTTGCTCATTGTATTTTATGTAGTTGATGAGCTGAGCTATGATAAGTTCAATGTTAAGGCCGACAGGATCTATCGTGCCAATATGCAGATTAAATTTGGCGGTATCGATCAAAGCTATGCTTCGTCGCCGGCACCGTTGGACGCTGTGTTTCAAAACGATTATCCCGAGGTTGAACGTGCCTGCCGTTTGTTGCAACGCGGCGGTTATAACGTAAAAAAAGGTAACCAAACCATCCATGAAAACAGAATGGTGCTTGCAGACTCGACCTTGTTTGATGTATTCACCCTTCCTATGATAGCCGGCGATCCCAAAAAGGCACTTGTTGAACCTAATACCGTGGTTATCACCGAAAGTACGGCTAAACGTTATTTTAACAACACGCAGGTATTGGGTAAAATCTTTACGTTTGATGAAAAGCTGCTTTATAAGGTTACCGCGGTAATTAAAGACCTGCCCAAGCAATCGCATTTTCATTATGATTTTTTCCTGTCGATGGCGTCAAGCACGGAAAGTAAAGATGGGGCGTGGTTCAGCAATAATTTCAATACCTATGTATTGTTAAAACCTGGTGTGGATGCCAAAAAATTTGAAGCTAAGTTTCCTGCGTTGATGCGCAAATATGCTGGCCCGCAATTGCAGAGTATCTTACATCTTACTTTTGATTCGTTTGAAGGTTCCGGCAACAAATACCGGCTGAGCCTTATGCCATTGAAGGATATTCACCTTAAATCAAATCTCGTGTCGGAGCTTGATCATAATGGCAATATCCAGTATGTATACATTTTTGGAGCGGTGGCAATTTTTATCTTACTGATAGCCTGTGTAAACTTCATGAACCTGTCAACCGCCCGTTCTGCAAACCGGGCCCGTGAGGTAGGGGTACGCAAGGTGCTTGGTTCAAGGCGTCAGTCGCTTATTGCCCAGTTCCTGTCCGAGTCTATCATGGTAACGTTTATCGCTACGGTTATAGCCATGCTGATGGCCTATTTCCTGCTGCCGGTATTCAATAATATAGCAGGTAAAACCATGGAACTTAATATGGGCTCATTGGTTTGGCTGATTCCTGCTTTGCTGATAATTGTTTTGGTGATCGGCTTCCTGGCCGGTTCATATCCCGCATTTTTTCTTTCGGCATTTCAACCAATTGATGTTTTAAAAGGAAAGCTTTCCTCTGGCTTTAAGGGAGGGATGTTAAGGAGCTCATTGGTGGTATTCCAGTTTTTTATATCGATAGTGCTCATTATTGGTACGCTGGTGATCTATAATCAGCTTAAATATATACAGAATAAAGACCTTGGTTATAACCGCAGCCAGGTATTGGTGATTCATGGGGTGTATGACCTTGGCGACAAGAGCAAGGTGTTAAGGGATGAAGTAAGGCAATTGCCCGGTGTAATGGGGGTAACCATGACAGGCTTTTTGCCAACTTCTGATTACCGGAACAGCAGCAGCGTTTTCCAGGAACGCGGGCTCGACCCCAAAAAAGCAGTGCTTGCACAAACCTGGGTAGTTGACGACAGTTATCTGCCAACCCTCGGCATAAAACTAACTAAAGGCCGTAATTTCTCAAACCAGATTCCTACCGATTCGGCGGCTATGATCATTAATGAAACGGCAGCGAAACTGATGGGCGTACGTGACCCGCTTAACAGATCCATGTTTTTGCCTATGGACAATATGGCCAAAACGTTTAAAGAGTATCATATAGTGGGCGTTATTAAGGATTTTAATTTCGCTTCGCTGCGTAATAATGTAAGCCCGGTGATATTAATGTACGGACAGGATACCGGCGCCTTAAGTGTAAAAGTAAATGCCGCTAATATCACCGCACTTATGGCCATGATCAGGGACAAATGGAAATCCATAAAACCGGGTAAGGAGTTTGAATATTCATTTATGGATGATGATTTTGATTCATCGTACCGTGCGGAACAGCGGATGGGTACCATATTCATCATATTTACAAGTTTAACAATTGTAATAGCCTGTTTGGGTTTGTTTGGCCTTGCAGCATATGCCGCCGAGCAGCGCACTAAGGAGATAGGCATCCGCAAAGTACTGGGTGCCAATGTAGGCGCCATAGTAGGTATGCTATCAAAAGATTTTATCAAACTGGTAATGATAGCAATAGTGATAGCTATCCCGGTTGCCTGGGTCGCCATGCAGCAATGGTTGCAGGGCTTTGCCTACCAGCAAAACATACAGTGGTGGGTGATAGTATTGGCGGCGGTTTTGGCCGTATTGATCGCTTTTGTAACTATCAGCTTTCAATCTATCAAGGCAGCACTGGCCAACCCGGTTAGGAGTTTGAAAAATGAATAA